The following DNA comes from Holophagaceae bacterium.
GCCTCCGCCAGCGATTTCTGGGTCCTGGGGTGCTGGGCCGTATACATCTGCAGGGCCTTCAGCGCCACTTCCAGGGCCTTGGCTGTTTCGATGAAGGTGGGCATAGGCGTCAGTCCCCCATCAAGCGCATGCGTAAAAGAGCCTTCACTTCGTCTTTGGTTTCTATTTCAAGGGCCAGGGCCATGGCTTCCCGGGCCTCCCGCGTGCCGATGGCCCCCAGGGCCCGGGCGGCGGCCATCCGCAAGGGAAGGGGCTCCAGGCGGCCCAGGAAGCCTTTCTTCTTGAAGAGTTTGGAAAGGACGGGCACCACCTCGGGAGACCCGATGGCGCCCAGCGATTCCAACACCGTCTGGCGCAGTTGTTCAGCCTCGGGACCGGTGGCTTTTCCATCCTGGAGGAGTTCGACCAGGGGCGACACGGCCCTGGGGTCTTTCAGATCGCCAAGCTGGGCTACGAGTTCGAGCAGGGTGTTCGGATCGGCGGCGGGCATGGCCGCGATCAGCAAGGGCACCGCCCGGTCGGCATTCAACAGCCCCATGGACTTGGCGGCCATCCGCCGGACCCGGGCGTCCTTATGCGACAGCGTGAGGGCCACGTCATCGAATGCCGAGCTTTCGCCGATTTCCCCGAGCAGTGAAACCACATTCCGCACCAGGTACCATTCGGGCGCGGCCAGGGCTTCCCGAAGCGGCAGTTCGGCCTTCGGGCCGATGGCGCGGAGCGCGTCCAGGAGCTTGTAGCGTTTGGGGCGGTCCTCCTCCTGCCCCAGCCGGTAGACCAGGTGGCGCGCCGCCGGTTGGCCCAGGAGGCCCAGGAGCCGGTTCAACTGGGAAGCGGCCGGCTCCGCCTGCGGCTGGTAGATGAGCGGCAGCAGCGCATTGACGTTGCGCGCCCCGGCCATCCGCAGGTAGAGGTCGTGCAGGGCCTGGGAAATCTTGGTGCCGCCTGCCCTGGTGGCGCTCGCCACCGCGAGATTCAGGATGTTCTCCACCTGGCGGCTGGCGTAGTCCAGGTCAGGTTTCACCATGGCCTGGGAGACCATGGTTTCGATGCCCTGGCACATCCATCCAAGCGCTTCGGGGTCCATCTCCAGGGTGATGTGCTTCGCCAGGAGTTCCCGGAGCTTGATGTCGTAGTCGAGGGGAAGGCCTGGATCGATGATGCACTCGGTGAGATCCGCGAAAACCTGGGCGGCCTTGCGCCGCGGGGGGTCTTCCTGGCCCCAGAGCGCTTCCTCCAGGGCTTTCCAGAAGGTCTGGAATGCGTCCAGCCGTCCGCTGCGGATGGATTGGCGGCAGATGCTGCCGATCTGGGAGGACTCGAGATCCATCAGGCCCTGGTCCTGCACCGCGAGATTCAGCTTGGTGTCGGTGCCCTGGCATTCCCAGCGGATATCCGCGTAGAGGGCTTCCAGGTCCAGGATGTCCCAACCTTCGAATTGCAGGCGCCCTCTCAGGGCTTCAAGGCTCATCTCCCGGTCTTTCACGCAATGGAGCAGGGTGGCCACCAGGAGGGCCAGTTGGGGGCGGGGTGGGCGGAGGCGCAATTCCACTTCGGCCACGGTCTGCGCCAGCAGTTCCGGCGCCAGATAGTCCATGGCCCGCTGCAGGGCATGTTCGCCCGGCGGGAAGACCGGCAGGCCCAGCAGGATCGAGCCTTGGCTGGTGGGCGGAAGCGACCAGAGGGCCTGCCTCAATGCATCCCTGAGCGCCACGAAGTCCTCGCGGTTCAGCTCGTGCAGTTCCCCCGACCCTTGCAGGGCCGCGAGATCCGCAAAG
Coding sequences within:
- a CDS encoding HEAT repeat domain-containing protein; translated protein: MSAHLSLLEIFQRTLKFLQLYAPDDPKAGQALQAVFEALSEQLDFSGSLEIDVFQSRGRFQLLANGQLMDGPPQAVTSLAQSLIDRRIHRISFERGMDEDELRILFFLLQLKPQRLVELGGPTTFSSEMPNILLNEGITLSGVGGLSRPVPMEPVPMRPLPALEPIPTPPRVPTPPPIPVLTTMPLANVPMELPTPPRALTRPLPPEWDPSVFDVPPAAPPPLPATPKASSQLTSARDTLKALLGDPLPEPEQPAEEALPMPPVFSANPSQDADPPAPAVSAVPPPVVLPPLNERLAELFGPIADSAQSVPPKASAPWSTDQLEVLKKSELRFADLAALQGSGELHELNREDFVALRDALRQALWSLPPTSQGSILLGLPVFPPGEHALQRAMDYLAPELLAQTVAEVELRLRPPRPQLALLVATLLHCVKDREMSLEALRGRLQFEGWDILDLEALYADIRWECQGTDTKLNLAVQDQGLMDLESSQIGSICRQSIRSGRLDAFQTFWKALEEALWGQEDPPRRKAAQVFADLTECIIDPGLPLDYDIKLRELLAKHITLEMDPEALGWMCQGIETMVSQAMVKPDLDYASRQVENILNLAVASATRAGGTKISQALHDLYLRMAGARNVNALLPLIYQPQAEPAASQLNRLLGLLGQPAARHLVYRLGQEEDRPKRYKLLDALRAIGPKAELPLREALAAPEWYLVRNVVSLLGEIGESSAFDDVALTLSHKDARVRRMAAKSMGLLNADRAVPLLIAAMPAADPNTLLELVAQLGDLKDPRAVSPLVELLQDGKATGPEAEQLRQTVLESLGAIGSPEVVPVLSKLFKKKGFLGRLEPLPLRMAAARALGAIGTREAREAMALALEIETKDEVKALLRMRLMGD